A single genomic interval of bacterium harbors:
- a CDS encoding secondary thiamine-phosphate synthase enzyme YjbQ, whose protein sequence is MFFDKTYEVPTKGEGDVIDLTPLLERFLSESSVSDGVCVIAATGSTYAVTTVEHEPGLVEDFSRVMQELVPRGPVYAHDARAADGNGYAHVRASLVGPSVSFAVVGGKPRLGTWQQPVLLDFDNRPRTRRVSFCIAG, encoded by the coding sequence ATGTTTTTCGATAAGACCTACGAGGTCCCAACCAAGGGCGAGGGCGACGTCATAGACCTCACGCCGCTCTTGGAGCGCTTCCTCTCCGAATCGAGCGTGAGCGACGGCGTCTGTGTCATCGCCGCCACGGGTTCCACCTACGCCGTCACCACGGTGGAGCACGAGCCGGGGCTGGTGGAGGATTTTAGCCGGGTGATGCAGGAGCTCGTCCCCCGGGGTCCGGTGTACGCCCACGACGCGCGCGCGGCTGACGGCAACGGCTACGCCCACGTCCGGGCGAGCCTGGTGGGCCCCTCGGTGAGCTTCGCCGTGGTCGGCGGGAAGCCGCGGTTGGGGACCTGGCAGCAGCCGGTCCTGCTGGATTTCGACAACCGTCCCCGGACGCGCCGGGTGAGCTTTTGCATCGCCGGTTGA